GACCGGCGTGTGGTCCTCGACCGACGGGAGGTCAGCTGCGCGTGAGGGCCGAGAACAGCTGCTCGGCGGTGTCGCACCGGTCGAGCAGGCCGCCGACGTGGGACCGCGAGCCGCGGAGGGGGTCGATGGTGGGGACGCGTTGCAGGGACTCGCGTCCGGGGAGGTCGAAGATCACCGAGTCCCAGGACGCGGCGGCGACGTGCTCGGAGAACTTCTCCAGGCAGCGGCCGCGGAAGTAGGCGCGGGTGTCGGTCGGCGGGTCGTGCATGGCGTCGTCGATCGCCTGCTGGTCCAGCAGCCGCTCCATCCGGCCGCTGGCGACCAGGCGCTGGTAGAGGCCCTTCTCGGGGCGGATGTCGGAGTACTGCAGGTCGATCAGCTGGAGCTTGGCGTCGTCCCACTCGAGCCCGTCGCGGGTGCGGTACTGCTCCAGCAGCTGGAGCTTGGCGACCCAGTCGAGCTCGCGCGCGCACAGCATCGGGTCGCGCTCGAGACGGTCGAGGACCGACTCCCAGCGGGCCAGGACGTCGACGGTCTGGGCGTCGGCGTCGGCGCCGTACCGGTCCTCCACGAACTTGCGGGCCAGGTCGAGGTACTCGAGCTGCAGCTGTACGCCGGTCAGCCGGCGTCCGTCTCGGAGCGTGACGGTCTGGCGCAGGGTGGGGTCGTGCGAGATCGCGCGCAGCCCCGCGACCGGGCCGTCGACGCCGAGGTCGACGGAGATGAACTTCTCCTCGATCATCGCCAGCACCAGCGAGGTGGTGCCGATCTTGAGGTAGGTGGAGACCTCCGAGAGGTTGGCGTCGCCGATGATGACGTGGAGGCGGCGGTACTTCTCCGGGTCGGCGTGCGGCTCGTCGCGGGTGTTGATGATCGGCCGCTTCAGCGTGGTCTCGAGACCGACCTCGACCTCGAAGAAGTCGGCGCGCTGGCTGATCTGGAAGCCGTGCTCGCGGCCGTCCTGGCCGATCCCCACGCGGCCGGCGCCGGTGACGACCTGACGGCTGACGAAGAACGGGGTCAGGTGCCGCACGATGTCGGCGAACGCCGTGGAGCGGCGCATCAGGTAGTTCTCGTGGGTGCCGTAGGAGGCGCCCTTGTTGTCGGTGTTGTTCTTGTAGAGCAGGATCTGGGGCCCGCCGGGGAGCTGGGCGGCCCGACGGGTCGCGTCGAGCATCACCTGCTCCCCCGCCTTCTCCCACAGCACGGCGTCGAGCGGGGTGGTCACCTCGGGCGTGGAGTACTCGGGGTGGGCGTGGTCGACGTAGAGGCGAGCGCCGTTGGTGAGGATGACGTTGGCCAGGCCGAGGTCCTCGTCGGTGAGCTGGCTGGGGTCGGCCA
The genomic region above belongs to Nocardioides plantarum and contains:
- the dop gene encoding depupylase/deamidase Dop, coding for MSVRRVMGTEVEYGISVVGQPMANPMVASSQVVNAYASSTVKARRARWDFEEESPLRDARGFDMSRQVADPSQLTDEDLGLANVILTNGARLYVDHAHPEYSTPEVTTPLDAVLWEKAGEQVMLDATRRAAQLPGGPQILLYKNNTDNKGASYGTHENYLMRRSTAFADIVRHLTPFFVSRQVVTGAGRVGIGQDGREHGFQISQRADFFEVEVGLETTLKRPIINTRDEPHADPEKYRRLHVIIGDANLSEVSTYLKIGTTSLVLAMIEEKFISVDLGVDGPVAGLRAISHDPTLRQTVTLRDGRRLTGVQLQLEYLDLARKFVEDRYGADADAQTVDVLARWESVLDRLERDPMLCARELDWVAKLQLLEQYRTRDGLEWDDAKLQLIDLQYSDIRPEKGLYQRLVASGRMERLLDQQAIDDAMHDPPTDTRAYFRGRCLEKFSEHVAAASWDSVIFDLPGRESLQRVPTIDPLRGSRSHVGGLLDRCDTAEQLFSALTRS